In the genome of Pseudomonas fluorescens, the window CAACTGGCTGAGCGTCTGGCGGATCTGTTCGACCAATACCAGGTGTACCGAGCCGACTGGCTCGAAGACTGGGCGCAAGGTCGCCATCAAACAAGAAACGCCAGGGGCGAAGCCAAACCCCTGACCCCGGCCAATTGCTGGCAGGCAGAGTTATGGCGTGCACTCTTGCTGGATGTGGGAGTAGAAGGCATGGCGCAAAGCCGTGCCGGTGTCCATCAGCGATTTGTCGAACGTATCAACAATCTCGAAACAGCCCCCAAGGGATTGCCCTCGCGAGTGATCGTTTTCGGGATTTCTTCCCTGCCTGCTCAAGCCCTGGAAGCACTGGCGGGACTGGCACGATTCAGCCAGGTCCTGCTGTGCGTCCATAACCCGTGTCGTCACCATTGGGCGGACATCGTCGCCGATAAAGACCTGTTGCGGCATCAATACAAGCGTCAGGCCCGCAAGAGCGGCATGCCGGTAGTGATCGATCCGCAAACCCTCCACCAGCATGCTCACCCGCTGCTGGCTGCATGGGGCAAGCAGGGGCGGGACTACATCAACCTGCTCGACAGTTATGACGATCCCAACAGCTATCGTTCGGCATTCCGCGACGGGCGCATCGACCTGTTCAGTGACGGTCAGCCGCTGAATGTGCTCAACCAGTTGCAGGACGACATCCTCGAGTTGCGTCCCCTCAACGAGACTCGGGAGCGTTGGCCCGCTATCGATCTTGAGCAGGACGAATCGATCCGTTTTCACATCGCCCACAGCGCCCAGCGAGAAGTCGAGATCCTCCACGATCAACTGCTCGCGCGCTTCAGCGCCGCCCCGACACTGCGGCCCCGGGACATCATCGTGATGGTCCCGGACATCGACAGCTACGCCCCGCATATTCGTGCCGTGTTTGGTCAGCTTGACCGCCAGGACCCGCGCTTCATTCCGTTTACCCTGGCAGACCAGGGCCAGCGTGGTCGCGATCCATTGCTGATTGCTGTGGAGCACCTGCTCAAGCTGCCTGACAGCCGATTCCCCGTCAGTGAAATTCTCGACCTGCTGGACGTCCCGGCGCTGCGCGCCCGTTTTGCTGTCGAGGAGCGTGACCTGCCGACGCTGCACCGCTGGATCGAAGGTGCCGGCATTCGCTGGGGCATGAATGCCGAACAACGTGCCGGGCTCGGGCTACCCAATGAGCTGGAGCAAAACAGCTGGCGTTTCGGCTTGCGACGGATGCTGCTCGGTTATGCCGTTGGCGGCGCCGATGCTTATGCGGGTATCGAACCCTACGACGAGATCGGTGGTCTGGACGCTGCGCTCATCGGTCCACTGGTTGCGTTGCTGGACGCGCTGGAAGTGGCTCACCACGAACTCTCCCAGCCGGCCTCGCCGGGGCAATGGGGCTTGCGCTTGCAGGCGTTGGTGCAGTTGTTCTTCCTTGCCGGTAACGAACACGATGACTACTTGCTGGCCCAACTCGAAGAGCTGCGTGAGACCTGGCTCGAGACCTGCGAATCCGTCGGGTTGCAGGACGAGTTGCCGCTGACCGTCGTCCGTGAAGCCTGGCTTGCAGGTCTGGATCAGTGCCGTTTGTCCCAACGTTTTCTGGCCGGTGCGGTCAACTTCTGCACCTTGATGCCCATGCGTGCCATCCCGTTCAAACTGGTGTGCCTGCTGGGCATGAATGACGGCGATTATCCGCGCGCGCAACCGCCGCTGGATTTCGATCTGATGGGCAGCGATTACCGTCCGGGTGACCGCTCCCGGCGCGAAGATGACCGCTACCTGCTACTGGAAGCCCTGTTGTCGGCAAGGGACCAGCTCTATATCAGTTGGGTGGGCCGCAGCATCCGCGATAACAGCGAGCGGCCTGCGTCGGTACTGATCGGCCAGTTGCGTGATCACTTGGCCAGCGGTTGGCGATTGCTGCAAGGCGACGAGGATCTGCTGGAAGCCATGACCCGGGAACACCCGTTGCAACCCTTCAGTGCTCGCTACTTTCACGACGGGGATGAGTCGTTCAGCTACGCCAGCGAATGGCAGGTGCTTCATCAGGCGGCAGAGCAACAGGCAAGCGCCGAAGTGCTCGGGCCCCACGTTCAGGACGAACCACTGAGTCTCGGTCAGGTGCAGGATTTCCTGCGCAATCCGGTACGGCACTTTTTCAGCCAGCGACTGAAAGTCTTCTTCGAGGCGGCTGAAGTGCCATTGGCCGATGAAGAGCCTTTTGTCCTGGATGCATTGCAGCGTTACGGCCTTAGCGACCGTTTGCTCGAAGCGGCGCTGGCAGATCCGGGAAATTCCGGACAGGCATTGGAGGGTCAGGCGAAACGTTTGCAGAACAGCGGTCTGCTGCCCATGGCCGGATTCGGTGAGTGCCTGCAACGGGAGTTGATCGAGCCATTGCCTGACTTGCTGCAACGCCACCAACAGCTCCTGGCGTTGTGGCCAACACCCCTCAGCAGCGCGTTGCCCGTCAGTCTTGAACTGCAGGGCCTGCACATCGAGGGCTGGCTCAGCGGCCTGCATCAGCGTGCTGATGGCGGTTTGTTGTCTATCACAACGATCCCCAACAGTATCGGCTCGATCAAGTCGCGCAAATGGCATCGACTGACACGCCCGTGGGGCAATCATCTGATGGCTTGTGCCAGTGGCATGCCGCTGACCACCGCACTGGTGGCCAGCGACGACAGCCTGTTGCTCGGTCCGCTGGACGAGTCCACGGCGCGGAAAATTCTCGGTGATCTGTTGATGGCATGGCAGTCGGGTATGCGCCAGCCTCTGCCGATCGCGGTCAAGACAGCCTTCGCGTGGCTGGGGCAAACCGACCCGGTCAAAGCCGAGGCCGCTGCGCGCAAGGCCTATGAAGGGGATGGGCAGACAACGGACGGAGAGCGTCGCGAAAGCCCGGCACTCGCGCGCCAATTCGCCGATTACGATGCCTTGGTCGCCGACGAGACGTTCCCCCAGTGGTGTGACGCGCTCTATCGCCCGCTTCTTGAAGCACCCTGGCGTTCACTGTCCAGCGAGGAGTCGCGCTGATGAGCACGAAGACACCTCTGGCCCTGGCATTCCCGCTGCGTGGCAGTCAACTGATCGAAGCCAGCGCCGGCACCGGCAAGACGTTCACCATTTCCGCGTTGTACCTGCGTCTGGTGCTTGGCAATGGCGCGGAGGACAG includes:
- the recC gene encoding exodeoxyribonuclease V subunit gamma, whose product is MPDATPLSAGFMVVHGNRLDELRSLVVSWMRRYPLAPLENEIALVQSNGIAQWLKLALAEDSEEDDMGGCGIAAAIDVQLPGSFMWQLYRMVLGRDEIPVKSLLDKAPLTWRLMRLLPQLINQPHFEPLQRFLTHDTDLRKRYQLAERLADLFDQYQVYRADWLEDWAQGRHQTRNARGEAKPLTPANCWQAELWRALLLDVGVEGMAQSRAGVHQRFVERINNLETAPKGLPSRVIVFGISSLPAQALEALAGLARFSQVLLCVHNPCRHHWADIVADKDLLRHQYKRQARKSGMPVVIDPQTLHQHAHPLLAAWGKQGRDYINLLDSYDDPNSYRSAFRDGRIDLFSDGQPLNVLNQLQDDILELRPLNETRERWPAIDLEQDESIRFHIAHSAQREVEILHDQLLARFSAAPTLRPRDIIVMVPDIDSYAPHIRAVFGQLDRQDPRFIPFTLADQGQRGRDPLLIAVEHLLKLPDSRFPVSEILDLLDVPALRARFAVEERDLPTLHRWIEGAGIRWGMNAEQRAGLGLPNELEQNSWRFGLRRMLLGYAVGGADAYAGIEPYDEIGGLDAALIGPLVALLDALEVAHHELSQPASPGQWGLRLQALVQLFFLAGNEHDDYLLAQLEELRETWLETCESVGLQDELPLTVVREAWLAGLDQCRLSQRFLAGAVNFCTLMPMRAIPFKLVCLLGMNDGDYPRAQPPLDFDLMGSDYRPGDRSRREDDRYLLLEALLSARDQLYISWVGRSIRDNSERPASVLIGQLRDHLASGWRLLQGDEDLLEAMTREHPLQPFSARYFHDGDESFSYASEWQVLHQAAEQQASAEVLGPHVQDEPLSLGQVQDFLRNPVRHFFSQRLKVFFEAAEVPLADEEPFVLDALQRYGLSDRLLEAALADPGNSGQALEGQAKRLQNSGLLPMAGFGECLQRELIEPLPDLLQRHQQLLALWPTPLSSALPVSLELQGLHIEGWLSGLHQRADGGLLSITTIPNSIGSIKSRKWHRLTRPWGNHLMACASGMPLTTALVASDDSLLLGPLDESTARKILGDLLMAWQSGMRQPLPIAVKTAFAWLGQTDPVKAEAAARKAYEGDGQTTDGERRESPALARQFADYDALVADETFPQWCDALYRPLLEAPWRSLSSEESR